From the Myxococcales bacterium genome, the window GAGGTTGGGTGGTTCGTCCCATTGCATCGGCGGTAGTACCCGCCCCCGAATCTTTACCGGGAAGGGTGCGAAGATCCCGAGAATCGGACCCAACATTAAGCTGTTGAGTGTGAGCGGGAAGTCGTAGCCCGCGACTCGCAGCTGTGCCACGGCCGGAGTCGCATCTTCGGTGCCAACCAACACGATGGGTACAATGGGAACTCCAGCGCGCATCGCGGTTTCGACAAATCCCCCGCGCCCGAATCGCTGAAGTCGATATCGTTCCGATGGGGGTTTGAGCGGACCCTTTGCGCCCTCGGGAAATACTACTACCAGGTATTGATCCTCCTGCAGCAGTCGATGGGCGTTGTCGGGATGTCCCACCACGGCCCCATTGCGTTCGAGGGTTGATCCAAAGAATGGGAACTTGAAGAATCCGTGATGGGCGAGCATGTAGACCTTGCGGCCAACTTCTTCCTCGATCCCCACCTGGATGATGCCGCCGTCCACCGGAAGCATGCCTGCGTGATTCGAGACCAACAGCGCACCACCGGTGCGCGGCACATTCTCGAGTCCCTCCCACTCCACGCGAAACCAGGAGTGGTAGGCCCTGCGAAAGATTGATTGTAAAAGCGACTCGTCCGCCGAGCGACCCCATCGGTTGAGTTCTGGCACAGCGGCTGAATCCATCATCGGTTACCTCGACCCGGTGGTATCCTGCGCCCGCTCGTCTGCGACATGGACAGCCCGACGAAGCGATCCTTGCGCCCCGACGCCCAGGGTCTCAAGGGAAGTGCCAGGTTATGTTGATCGGTGGCCAGTTGGGAGAGTTTCCCGGTTACGAACACGCTCCAGCCGGTGTGCTCGAGCCCGTCGATGCCGAATATTTGAAATGAGGCAGGAAGGCCGTGGTGTCCCGCCTCCAGGATTTGACCTTCTCCCGTGCGGATGACGAGCGAGCGGCCGTCGATCGTGTAGTTCACCGTACGGAGTTCGGGGGCCCCGATCGACGGCAAGCCGAGGCATCCAACGCTTCCCTCATGCAGGAGTCGAAAGCACTCATGTATGTCCAGGATCTCGATCC encodes:
- a CDS encoding pyridoxamine 5'-phosphate oxidase family protein is translated as MQESSMREFQNGIEILDIHECFRLLHEGSVGCLGLPSIGAPELRTVNYTIDGRSLVIRTGEGQILEAGHHGLPASFQIFGIDGLEHTGWSVFVTGKLSQLATDQHNLALPLRPWASGRKDRFVGLSMSQTSGRRIPPGRGNR
- a CDS encoding acyltransferase family protein: MMDSAAVPELNRWGRSADESLLQSIFRRAYHSWFRVEWEGLENVPRTGGALLVSNHAGMLPVDGGIIQVGIEEEVGRKVYMLAHHGFFKFPFFGSTLERNGAVVGHPDNAHRLLQEDQYLVVVFPEGAKGPLKPPSERYRLQRFGRGGFVETAMRAGVPIVPIVLVGTEDATPAVAQLRVAGYDFPLTLNSLMLGPILGIFAPFPVKIRGRVLPPMQWDEPPNLGTYSRSLVMDRAEDIRASMQEALNILVHNRKSIWRG